The following are from one region of the Sandaracinus amylolyticus genome:
- a CDS encoding ComEA family DNA-binding protein — protein MEKQNRSMFGMGLVRATIAALAITTLAATPHADAQRRAVAAAQTSASRAPAAAPATASAEGVVNIQTASAEELQRLPGIGPSKAQAIVAFRERTAFRRVEDILRVRGIGRATFRRLRPMISVTGPTTLTQDVRSPRRAQADEPADAESESESESEE, from the coding sequence ATGGAAAAGCAGAATCGTTCGATGTTCGGAATGGGCCTCGTGCGCGCGACGATCGCCGCGCTCGCGATCACCACGCTCGCGGCGACGCCGCACGCGGACGCGCAGCGACGTGCGGTCGCGGCCGCACAGACCAGCGCCTCGCGCGCGCCTGCGGCAGCGCCCGCGACGGCGAGCGCCGAGGGGGTCGTGAACATCCAGACCGCGAGCGCCGAGGAGCTCCAGCGCTTGCCGGGCATCGGGCCCTCGAAGGCCCAGGCGATCGTCGCGTTCCGCGAGCGGACAGCGTTCCGGCGCGTGGAGGACATCTTGCGCGTGCGCGGCATCGGTCGCGCGACCTTCCGCCGGCTGCGCCCGATGATCTCGGTCACGGGCCCGACGACGCTCACGCAGGACGTCCGTTCGCCGCGCCGCGCCCAGGCCGACGAGCCGGCGGACGCGGAGAGCGAATCGGAGTCGGAGAGCGAGGAGTGA
- a CDS encoding leucyl aminopeptidase: MKVSLSTDAPTKIKADLLAIGVRAGQLGKDTVFKQLDKATDGALSAAAKREDFTGKNGESLRVTVSGLGAPVVLVLGLGDGERKERDVRSLAVKASQAASRYHHVALVMPDDVPDEDRAVRVATEGLITGSYKYTRYLTGDRLPKRRTETAKIVVAKSAASAKDALRRGTALGETINFVRDLVNAPPNDLTPTALAEAARTQSEAHGLSCKVWDKKGIEKLGMNLFLAVNRGSAEEPRLVHMAWKPAGAKKGAKKIVFVGKGLTFDSGGLCIKPPKSMVDMKCDMAGAAVTIGVLVACARLGLPVEVHGFIGATENMTGPAAYRPGDVFSSLDGKTVEIINTDAEGRLVLADVLTYAAREIEPDYLIDHATLTGACMVALGPWRAGLFANDDELANRYQKAADAEGETFWRMPLDEELRELLKSDIADMKHVGEQYGGSITAALFLREFIGQSKWMHLDIAGPAFLDRPHGAAPKGGTGFGVTTAVRFLEALGESA, encoded by the coding sequence ATGAAGGTCAGCCTCAGCACCGACGCGCCCACCAAGATCAAGGCGGATCTGCTCGCCATCGGCGTGCGCGCCGGTCAACTCGGCAAGGACACCGTCTTCAAGCAGCTCGACAAGGCGACGGACGGTGCGCTCTCGGCGGCGGCGAAGCGCGAGGACTTCACGGGCAAGAACGGCGAGTCGCTCCGCGTGACGGTGAGCGGGCTCGGCGCGCCGGTGGTGCTGGTGCTCGGCCTCGGTGACGGAGAGCGCAAGGAGCGCGACGTCCGTTCGCTCGCAGTGAAGGCCTCGCAGGCCGCGAGCCGCTATCACCACGTCGCGCTGGTGATGCCCGACGACGTGCCCGACGAGGACCGCGCGGTGCGCGTCGCGACCGAGGGCCTCATCACCGGCAGCTACAAGTACACGCGCTATCTCACAGGCGATCGTCTGCCCAAGCGCCGCACCGAGACCGCGAAGATCGTCGTCGCGAAGAGCGCGGCCAGCGCCAAGGACGCCCTGCGTCGCGGCACCGCGCTCGGCGAGACGATCAACTTCGTGCGCGACCTCGTGAACGCGCCGCCGAACGATCTCACGCCCACCGCGCTCGCCGAGGCCGCGCGCACCCAGTCCGAGGCCCACGGCCTGAGCTGCAAGGTCTGGGACAAGAAGGGCATCGAGAAGCTCGGCATGAACCTCTTCCTCGCGGTCAACCGCGGGAGCGCCGAAGAGCCGCGCCTCGTCCACATGGCGTGGAAGCCCGCGGGCGCGAAGAAGGGCGCGAAGAAGATCGTCTTCGTCGGCAAGGGCCTGACGTTCGACTCGGGCGGTCTCTGCATCAAGCCGCCGAAGTCGATGGTCGACATGAAGTGCGACATGGCGGGCGCGGCCGTGACGATCGGCGTGCTCGTCGCGTGCGCGCGGCTCGGCCTGCCGGTCGAGGTGCACGGCTTCATCGGCGCGACGGAGAACATGACGGGTCCTGCCGCGTACCGGCCGGGCGACGTGTTCTCGAGCCTCGACGGCAAGACCGTCGAGATCATCAACACCGACGCCGAGGGACGCCTCGTGCTCGCCGACGTGCTCACCTACGCGGCGCGCGAGATCGAGCCCGACTACCTGATCGATCACGCGACGCTCACCGGCGCGTGCATGGTCGCGCTCGGTCCGTGGCGCGCGGGTCTCTTCGCGAACGACGACGAGCTCGCGAACCGCTACCAGAAGGCCGCGGACGCGGAGGGCGAGACGTTCTGGCGGATGCCGCTCGACGAGGAGCTTCGCGAGCTGCTCAAGAGCGACATCGCGGACATGAAGCACGTCGGCGAGCAGTACGGCGGCTCGATCACCGCGGCGCTCTTCCTGCGCGAGTTCATCGGGCAGTCGAAGTGGATGCACCTCGACATCGCGGGTCCGGCGTTCCTCGATCGCCCGCACGGTGCGGCGCCCAAGGGCGGGACCGGCTTCGGCGTGACGACGGCGGTGCGCTTCCTCGAGGCGCTCGGCGAGAGTGCGTGA